The nucleotide window CTGCCAATCGGTACGCGCTTCAATTGCTCAATGGGCAGGCCGAAGCGGCGCATCATCTCCAGTTTGACGTCCATCACATCATGCCAGAGCCATGGGAGATTGGCAGGCTCCGGTCCATAGTCGGCGAGAAGCTTTGGCGACGTGATGCCGATCAGCGTCGTCTCTTTGACCGTTTCACAGTTCAGCCCTGATCCCGGCAAACCAACGGTCTGGCCAGGCAGAAGCGCCCGGACGGCGAGATCAAATCCTTCACCAACCACATCAACATACTCTCGGGTGGGTGACATCGAGATTTCAGCGCCAGGATGGGCGACCCAAAACTCTGACAGTTTCGGCATGATGACCCGCTCCGTCAGGAAGGGGGTTGTTGTGACCCGAAGCGCGCGGTTGGCATGTGCCTCTTTCAGTCGCGCTATGCCGCTGGAGATCGTGTCAAACCCGTCTCCAAGAGCGTGGGCGAGCTGCTTGCCGGCCTGCGTGAGCACAACCTTGCGCCCTTGTCGCACAGCTAGACTAACGCCAAGATGGGCTTCCAACCCGCGAACCTGTTGGGCGATGGCTGCATGGGTGACATTCAAAGATCGTGCCGCACTGGCAAAGCCACCATGGCGGGCTGTCGCATCAAACGCGCGTAATGCAGAGAGGGGTGGAAGGTCGCGCCAATCGATCAACATGATAGCTGAGATATCATTTTCATATTTTTGTTTTCTCGCACTTTCGCCGGCACTTTGTTACCAATGTGGCTCATGAGCAAAACGCGGAGGGCGGTTCTCATGCATAATTTGCCAAATTTCGCATGTATTGATGCACGCAGTCTTTCCGCCTTCGGCGCGGACGGCGGTAATGTTCCTGCGATAGAACATAACCCTGCCTATCGTGCAGCTTACCTGAAACGCTACCGTTCACGTGCGGACGTCCCGGTCAAGGCGGCCAGAGATCTGCTCGTCGAGCATGTACGCAGGATGCGTCGCAGGATGGTGGAAGGTGGTGGGCCGGACTTTGACATCATGCTGCACGTGGATGGCTTCTGGAACAAGTTTGACCAGGTCCTGCCCCCCGTTGGCAGCTATTATTTGGCCTGGTCCGCGCACAACACCTTGCTGGGGACAGGCGCGCTGCGCACCATCTCTCCTGGGGTGGGCGAGATGAAGCATCTATATGTGCGTCCGCAGGCGCGTGGCCTGGGCCTTGGACAAGCTTTGGTCGAGGCGCGTCTCGCCGACGCACGCGCCATTGGTCTGAAGACACTCTTGGCCGACACGTTCGCCGCCAATCCCGAGATGCCGGCACTCTATGAGAAGTTGGGTTTCAAACGCGTGGAACCGTTCGATGTCGGCGGTACGGCGGGGATATCGCCCGAGCTGGTGGAGCATATGCTCTTCTTTCGGATGGCTCTGTAGCGGCCAAAGAGGCAAGGACATCGGCCCATATTCCCACGCAAGGAACCATCGGCCAGTTCGTGCCGCATGCCGGTTGTCCGGCCCTTAGAGAAAACCTGGTGGGGAGGTGAAACATGAAAGCCATTCAATTTCACAAATTCGGCGGACCAGAGGTCTTGCAGCTCGATGAGGTGGCCGATCCCACACCAGGGCCGGATGATGTGGTCATTGCCGTGAAGGCAGCCGGCGTGAACCCCGCAGACACCTACATGCGCGAAGGAACATATCGGATCAAACCGGCGCTGCCCTGCATTCCAGGAGGTGATGCCGCAGGAGACGTTGTCGCTGTGGGCGAGAACGTTACCGGGCTGGCAATCGGCGACCGGGTCTTTGCTGGCGTCGCGATGGGGCTCGATTTCAGCGGGTGCTATGCAGAAAGGGTCCTGCGCCCAGCATCGCATGTC belongs to Hyphomicrobiales bacterium and includes:
- a CDS encoding LysR family transcriptional regulator, whose translation is MLIDWRDLPPLSALRAFDATARHGGFASAARSLNVTHAAIAQQVRGLEAHLGVSLAVRQGRKVVLTQAGKQLAHALGDGFDTISSGIARLKEAHANRALRVTTTPFLTERVIMPKLSEFWVAHPGAEISMSPTREYVDVVGEGFDLAVRALLPGQTVGLPGSGLNCETVKETTLIGITSPKLLADYGPEPANLPWLWHDVMDVKLEMMRRFGLPIEQLKRVPIGSANLLLEAVRQGLGVTIFNEAIARDEIEAGGIVEMPLPQIVKVGYHALTPKGPEHPLVRPFVAWVRTLL
- a CDS encoding GNAT family N-acetyltransferase, which gives rise to MHNLPNFACIDARSLSAFGADGGNVPAIEHNPAYRAAYLKRYRSRADVPVKAARDLLVEHVRRMRRRMVEGGGPDFDIMLHVDGFWNKFDQVLPPVGSYYLAWSAHNTLLGTGALRTISPGVGEMKHLYVRPQARGLGLGQALVEARLADARAIGLKTLLADTFAANPEMPALYEKLGFKRVEPFDVGGTAGISPELVEHMLFFRMAL